One segment of Tetrapisispora phaffii CBS 4417 chromosome 1, complete genome DNA contains the following:
- the VMA1 gene encoding H(+)-transporting V1 sector ATPase subunit A (similar to Saccharomyces cerevisiae TFP1 (YDL185W); ancestral locus Anc_7.300) has protein sequence MAGALENARKEIKRISLDDHEESEYGYVYSVSGPVIIAEQMIGCAMYELVKVGHDNLVGEVIRIDGDKATIQVYEETAGVTVGDPVLRTGKPLSVELGPGLMETIYDGIQRPLKAIKERSQSIYIPRGIDSPALDRTIKWQFTPSQHKVGDHITGGDIFGSVFENSLLDNHKILLPPRARGTITWIASAGEYTVDEKILEVEFDGKKYDYSMMHTWPVRVPRPVAEKVSADYPLLTGQRVLDALFPCVQGGTTCIPGAFGCGKTVISQSLSKYSNSDAIIYVGCFAKGTKVLMADGSDKSIEDIAIGEQVMGKDGAPRSVVGLPRGQKTMYHVKHTTQHKKSDQEVGLMDYVCSGNHKLVLRTPQLISTATNRLNGKLYTSVTYFALEDSIYGKIVKKKTNTYEHSAHGGKQEAARKASEFVSSLDMQPIDWDIEASDYNHLGYFVKKSTFQMINPIFKESGNLASKLEKLGFEGSLAPKIAWMLGFWVGAGNINQSEFSIDPSGTQLVDRISEVGKYFNLTTATSKHYSRVFSKAQEEVEIAKLNNGKIEADGSIVFDDDIEGTPSEEELIEIEMSSDASKASSNDASFARVNGNGSLECTDLSVILRDSVANQAKRENNPFWNFVESLCVKSKNIPSLNESFEKHIPFELSYDNMEVREQFIAGLIDATGSVKKDKASNSTKATVATAFKGVAEGLVRIARSLGIKVYVTAEKNCMDKNDVKHQLYYSISLSGEALSSSLRFCSLDRNVASLSPFFNREAVPFYFTLEEQEEDQYYGVTLPDSTDKQYLLSSLALVHNCGERGNEMAEVLMEFPELYTEINGRKEPIMKRTTLVANTSNMPVAAREASIYTGITLAEYFRDQGKDVSMIADSSSRWAEALREISGRLGEMPADQGFPAYLGAKLASFYERAGKAVALGSPDRIGSVSIVAAVSPAGGDFSDPVTTSTLGITQVFWGLDKKLAQRKHFPSINTSLSYSKYTTALNGFYDREYPEFPVLRNRIKEILSNAEELEQVVQLVGKSALSDSDKITLDVSTLIKEDFLQQNGYSTYDAFCPIWKTYDMMRAFVSYNDESQKAVSNGANWSRLSEATKDVKHAVSSSKFFEPSRGQAEVHAEFEKLLTKMQERFAESTD, from the coding sequence atggCAGGAGCACTAGAAAATGCTCGTAAAGagattaaaagaatatCATTAGATGACCATGAAGAGTCAGAATACGGTTATGTGTATTCTGTCTCTGGTCCTGTTATCATTGCTGAACAAATGATTGGTTGCGCTATGTATGAATTGGTTAAAGTTGGTCATGACAATTTAGTCGGTGAAGTTATTAGAATCGATGGTGATAAAGCTACTATTCAAGTTTATGAAGAAACTGCAGGTGTCACTGTTGGTGATCCAGTTTTAAGAACTGGTAAACCACTGTCTGTTGAATTAGGTCCAGGTTTGATGGAAACCATTTACGATGGTATTCAAAGACCATTAAAGGCTATTAAAGAACGTTCCCaatctatatatatccCAAGAGGTATTGATTCTCCAGCTCTAGATAGAACTATTAAATGGCAATTCACACCAAGCCAACACAAAGTTGGTGACCATATCACAGGGGGTGATATTTTTGGTTCTGTTTTCGAAAATTCTCTATTAGACAACCATAAAATTTTACTACCACCACGAGCAAGAGGTACCATTACTTGGATTGCTAGTGCTGGTGAATACACTGTCgatgaaaaaattttggAAGTTGAATTCGATGGTAAGAAATACGACTACTCAATGATGCACACATGGCCTGTTAGGGTACCAAGACCAGTTGCTGAAAAGGTCTCAGCCGATTATCCATTATTAACTGGTCAAAGAGTTTTAGATGCTTTGTTCCCATGTGTTCAAGGTGGTACTACTTGTATTCCAGGTGCTTTCGGTTGTGGTAAGACTGTTATCTCCCAatctttatcaaaatattcgAACTCTGACGCTATTATTTACGTTGGTTGTTTTGCTAAAGGTACCAAGGTTTTGATGGCAGATGGTTCTGATAAATCTATTGAAGATATTGCTATTGGTGAACAAGTCATGGGTAAAGATGGTGCTCCAAGAAGCGTCGTTGGTTTACCTCGTGGCCAGAAGACAATGTACCATGTCAAACACACTACACAACATAAGAAGTCTGACCAAGAAGTTGGTTTGATGGATTACGTATGTTCAGGTAACCATAAGTTAGTTCTTCGTACCCCACAATTAATCAGCACGGCTACTAACAGATTAAATGGTAAGTTGTACACTAGTGTCACTTACTTTGCTCTTGAAGATTCTATCTACGGTAAGATTGTTAAAAAGAAGACTAATACTTACGAACACAGTGCCCACGGTGGCAAGCAAGAAGCTGCGAGAAAAGCCTCAGAGTTTGTTTCAAGTCTTGATATGCAACCAATTGACTGGGATATTGAAGCCTCTGATTACAATCACCTTGGTTACTTCGTTAAGAAATCTACTTTCCAAATGATTAATCCAATTTTCAAGGAATCTGGTAATCTGGCTAGCAAGCTAGAAAAATTAGGCTTTGAAGGTTCATTAGCTCCAAAAATTGCTTGGATGCTTGGTTTCTGGGTTGGTGCCGGTAACATTAACCAATCTGAATTCTCTATTGATCCATCGGGCACTCAATTGGTTGATCGTATTTCTGAAGTTGGTAAGTACTTTAACTTGACCACAGCTACTTCCAAACACTACAGTCGTGTCTTTAGTAAGGCTCAAGAAGAAGTAGAAATCGCTAAATTAAATAACGGTAAGATTGAAGCAGATGGTTCAATTGTTTTCGATGATGATATCGAAGGCACTCCATCCGAAGAAGAATTGATTGAAATTGAGATGTCATCTGATGCTTCTAAGGCTTCTTCTAACGACGCTTCCTTCGCTCGTGTAAATGGTAATGGTTCTTTGGAATGCACCGATTTATCTGTCATTCTAAGAGACTCCGTTGCTAATCAAGCCAAGAGGGAAAATAACCCTTTCTGGAATTTTGTCGAATCTCTTTGCGTCAAATCTAAGAATATTCCATCACTTAACgaatcttttgaaaaacatATTCCATTTGAATTATCTTATGATAATATGGAAGTTCGTGAACAATTCATTGCAGGTTTAATTGACGCTACCGGTTCTGTTAAGAAAGACAAGGCTAGCAACTCCACCAAGGCTACTGTTGCTACTGCTTTCAAGGGTGTTGCAGAAGGTCTTGTTAGAATTGCTCGTTCTCTTGGTATTAAAGTTTATGTCACTGCCGAAAAGAATTGTATGGACAAAAATGATGTTAAGCACCAACTATACTACAGTATCTCTTTGAGTGGTGAAGCTCTTTCTAGTTCTCTAAGATTCTGTTCACTTGACAGAAACGTTGCTTCTCTAAGTCCTTTCTTCAACAGAGAAGCTGTTCCATTTTACTTTACTTTagaagaacaagaagaagaccAATACTATGGTGTTACTTTACCAGATTCTACCGACAAGCAATATTTGTTATCATCTTTAGCTTTAGTTCATAACTGTGGTGAAAGAGGTAATGAAATGGCTGAAGTTTTGATGGAATTTCCAGAATTATATACTGAAATTAATGGCAGAAAGGAGCCAATTATGAAACGTACTACTTTAGTTGCCAATACTTCTAATATGCCGGTTGCTGCTAGAGAAGCTTCTATCTACACAGGTATTACTTTAGCTGAATATTTCAGAGATCAAGGTAAGGACGTTTCTATGATTGCTGATTCATCTTCGAGATGGGCTGAGGCTTTAAGAGAAATTTCTGGTCGTTTAGGTGAAATGCCTGCCGATCAAGGTTTCCCAGCTTATCTAGGTGCTAAATTAGCTTCTTTCTACGAAAGAGCTGGTAAGGCTGTTGCTTTAGGTTCCCCAGACCGTATTGGATCTGTGTCCATCGTTGCTGCTGTTTCCCCAGCTGGTGGTGATTTCTCCGATCCTGTCACAACTTCTACCTTAGGTATCACACAAGTTTTCTGGGGtttagataaaaaattagCCCAAAGAAAGCATTTCCCATCTATCAATACATCGCTATCATATTCCAAATATACAACTGCTTTGAATGGGTTTTATGATAGAGAATACCCCGAATTCCCAGTATTAAGAAATCGTATTAAggaaatattatcaaatgcAGAAGAACTAGAGCAAGTTGTCCAATTAGTTGGTAAATCGGCTTTATCTGACAGTGACAAGATTACATTAGACGTGTCTACATTAATTAAGGAAGATTTCTTACAACAAAATGGTTATTCTACTTATGATGCATTCTGTCCAATTTGGAAGACTTACGATATGATGAGAGCTTTTGTTTCCTACAATGATGAATCTCAAAAAGCCGTATCAAATGGGGCTAACTGGTCTAGATTATCAGAAGCTACCAAGGATGTCAAACATGCTGTTTCATCATCAAAGTTTTTTGAACCAAGCAGAGGTCAAGCAGAAGTTCATGCAGAGTTTGAAAAACTATTAACTAAAATGCAAGAAAGATTCGCTGAATCCACTgattaa
- the TPHA0A03190 gene encoding uncharacterized protein (similar to Saccharomyces cerevisiae YDL186W; ancestral locus Anc_7.301), which yields MTSCENNSYPIIQHVQDSFPEQSLPASRRYYNGDADILSVRDLIKYDQDRRLSLPGTLKNKDQKRKIKEDLLRNNNVNKSSMSEEKFKLSMEQKMMKWKPTVSNNCSINGSVMYIEGTHPYQFDTPLVELETLNRKSLSESSKNNTKMQKDKKKRGFSISGATDITDTTFTNTTILANSNSETRTKMNNNIFESHEYRTNHINDLETPYGLVYSENKKDKKIDKSIDMTELKNIYQNTYGIKLPEDYLESLNYYHRNQNNMHTNTKQNNVKKKKEENNWFTSCFSKTFPNCL from the coding sequence ATGACCAGTTGCGAGAATAATTCATATCCAATTATACAACATGTACAGGACAGTTTTCCAGAACAAAGCCTGCCAGCATCAAGACGATATTATAATGGAGATGCAGATATTCTATCGGTTAGGGATCTAATCAAGTATGATCAAGATCGAAGATTATCACTGCCTGGAACTCTTAAGAATAAAGAtcaaaagagaaaaataaaGGAAGACTTACTTCGGAATAATAATGTCAATAAATCAAGCATGAGCGAAGAGAAGTTTAAATTGAGCATGgaacaaaaaatgatgaaatgGAAACCTACTGTGTCTAATAATTGTAGTATTAACGGTTCTGTTATGTACATTGAAGGTACACATCCTTATCAATTTGACACTCCTTTGGTAGAGTTAGAAACCTTGAACAGGAAATCGTTGAGTGAGAGCTCTAAAAACAATACAAAGATGCAAAAGGACAAAAAGAAGAGAGGGTTTAGTATCAGTGGGGCAACGGATATCACTGACACTACATTTACCAATACGACAATACTTGCGAATTCGAATTCTGAAACAAGAACGAAAATGAACAATAACATATTTGAATCACATGAATATAGAACTAATCATATTAATGATTTAGAGACACCTTATGGATTGGTGTATAGTGAGAATAAGAAggataaaaaaatagataaaAGCATAGATATGacagaattgaaaaatatatatcaaaatacATATGGAATTAAATTACCTGAAGATTATTTAGAGTCATTAAATTACTACCATCGTAATCAAAACAATATGCACACAAatacaaaacaaaataacgtcaagaagaaaaaagaagaaaacaattgGTTCACTTCATGTTTTTCGAAAACGTTTCCTAATTGTTTGtga